From the Anaeromyxobacter dehalogenans 2CP-1 genome, the window GCGTGGGAGGCGGACGAGATGGCGTACTGGCTGCGCGAGTCGCCGTCCGAGCCGGGGGAGGCGGAGCGCGAGCGCGAGCGGGTCCGCTTCACGCTGCTGCCGGAGGCGCCCCCGCCGGCGGTCAGGGCGCCGGCTCCGCCAGGAGCAGCCTGACCTCCTCCTCCAGCTTCTCTCCCTCGGCGCGGTCGTAGCCACGGTGGACGTGGCGCACCAGCCCGCGACGGTCGATCACGAGCGTCGTGGGCAGCCGCTGCACGTCGAGCCGGTCGCCGAGGGCGGCCCCGCCCGGATCCCAGAGGATCTCGAACGCGACCGGGGCGGGCGCGAGGAAGGCCTCCACCGCGGCCCGGTCCTCGTCGAACGCCACGCCGGTGACCCGAAGGCCGTCCTCGCCGTGCTCCCGCGCCAGCCGGTCGAGGTGCGGGAGCTGTTCCTTGCAGGGCTCGCACCAGCTCGCCCAGAAGTCCACCACCTGCACCCGTCCGCGCGCCGCCGCGCCGCCCACCTGGACGTCCCGGCCGGCGAGATCCGGCGCCGAGAACGACACCTCGGTGCCCAGCAGGCGCGACGGGCCCGGCGGCGGGCGCGGGGTCGGGCGCTGCGGGGTGCGCGGGGCGGCGCAGGCGGCGACGAGCGCGAGCAGGGCGGCGGCGAGCGGGGGGCGGCGCATCCCCCGATTGTAAGCGCGACGATCAGGGCCCGCCCGGAACGCCGCGCGGGCCGTGAACGCGCCCTTGCGCTCCGCGTGGTTCACGCAAGGTGACCGGCCGCCCCGGCCCCCGGTCCCAGGTGGGATCGTGCCTCCCGCTTACGCGTGATCTAGCGCAAGATTGCGCTCGCCTGCCTGTGCGATCTTCCGCGCCGACCCGGGCGGCGGACACCGCGCCGCCGGGTGAATCTTGACCCGCCGTCGAGTGAGATCCTGATGCGCACTCCGAGACACATCGTCGCCGCCGTGGCGCTGCTCGCAGCCACCGGCGCCGGCGCCGACACGGTCGAGGTCACCTCGACCACCCTCGTCTCCGCCGGCCAGCAGGCCCGCGACCGGCGCCTGGGCGAGGCGCCCGACCTCGTCACCGTGGTCCCCGC encodes:
- a CDS encoding TlpA disulfide reductase family protein — its product is MRRPPLAAALLALVAACAAPRTPQRPTPRPPPGPSRLLGTEVSFSAPDLAGRDVQVGGAAARGRVQVVDFWASWCEPCKEQLPHLDRLAREHGEDGLRVTGVAFDEDRAAVEAFLAPAPVAFEILWDPGGAALGDRLDVQRLPTTLVIDRRGLVRHVHRGYDRAEGEKLEEEVRLLLAEPAP